In Akkermansiaceae bacterium, a single genomic region encodes these proteins:
- a CDS encoding histidine phosphatase family protein, whose translation MELIILRHGKAEDHHPSGDAGRELLEKGRIQSRDAGHLLKESGMLPELVLCSPLARARQTADEFCTAAGLPAPTVVPWLASGMHPDTALNELTAYREFSRVAIIGHEPDLSDLIQWLLGARGNSIEIKKGSLACVRVHPPSKHGTLLFLAPPSIVGNL comes from the coding sequence ATGGAACTCATCATACTGCGTCACGGGAAAGCGGAAGATCACCATCCATCCGGTGACGCGGGGCGGGAACTGCTGGAGAAAGGCCGCATCCAGTCACGGGATGCCGGTCATCTCCTGAAGGAGTCCGGCATGCTGCCGGAACTGGTGTTGTGCAGCCCGTTGGCGCGGGCACGCCAGACGGCGGACGAGTTCTGTACCGCCGCCGGACTGCCCGCACCGACGGTCGTTCCGTGGCTGGCGTCCGGGATGCACCCGGACACCGCGCTCAACGAACTGACCGCCTACCGCGAATTCAGCCGCGTGGCCATCATCGGCCATGAGCCGGACCTTTCCGATCTGATCCAGTGGCTGCTGGGCGCACGCGGGAACTCCATCGAGATAAAGAAAGGCTCGCTCGCCTGTGTCAGGGTCCACCCACCGTCAAAGCACGGCACGCTGCTTTTCCTCGCCCCGCCATCCATCGTGGGGAACCTCTGA
- the fabG gene encoding 3-oxoacyl-[acyl-carrier-protein] reductase yields MSRFANKTAVVTGGGRGIGQEIARALAAEGAKVAVVSRSESSCGKAADEINAEFPGSAKAYAVDVADHTAVQELAKKISEDFGTVNILVNNAGVTRDGLLMRMKEEDWDTVLDTNLKGAFNTVKGFMRVLMKAEDARIINIASVIGLIGNAGQANYSASKAGLIGFTKAVARELAGRQVTCNAIAPGFITTDMTDELPAAVKEAVIGKIPLATFGNTKDIAEAVAFLASPSARYITGQVLAVDGGMTM; encoded by the coding sequence ATGTCACGCTTTGCCAACAAAACCGCCGTTGTCACCGGAGGCGGCCGGGGAATCGGTCAGGAAATCGCCCGCGCGCTCGCCGCGGAAGGCGCGAAGGTCGCGGTGGTGAGCCGCAGCGAATCGAGCTGCGGAAAGGCCGCGGATGAGATCAACGCGGAGTTTCCCGGCTCGGCGAAGGCCTATGCCGTGGACGTGGCGGACCACACCGCCGTGCAGGAGCTGGCGAAGAAGATCAGCGAGGACTTCGGCACGGTGAACATCCTGGTGAACAACGCCGGTGTCACCCGTGACGGCCTGCTGATGCGGATGAAGGAAGAGGACTGGGACACCGTGCTGGACACAAACCTGAAGGGCGCCTTCAACACCGTGAAGGGGTTCATGCGCGTGCTGATGAAGGCGGAGGACGCCCGCATCATCAACATCGCCTCCGTCATCGGTCTGATCGGAAATGCCGGCCAGGCGAACTACTCCGCCTCGAAGGCAGGCCTCATCGGTTTCACCAAGGCTGTTGCCCGCGAGCTGGCGGGCCGCCAGGTGACCTGCAACGCCATCGCCCCCGGATTCATCACCACGGACATGACCGACGAGCTGCCTGCGGCGGTGAAAGAAGCGGTCATCGGCAAGATCCCGCTCGCCACCTTCGGCAACACGAAGGACATCGCGGAAGCGGTGGCATTCCTCGCAAGTCCGTCCGCACGCTACATCACCGGCCAGGTGCTGGCGGTCGATGGCGGGATGACAATGTGA